Proteins encoded by one window of Cyclobacteriaceae bacterium:
- a CDS encoding nitroreductase family protein, whose product MTSILEKVTPATGFDAPVLEVIQERRSKRAYSNQPVEEEKIKSLFEAARWAPSSMNEQPWTYIYATKDQSELWNRIFETLSEGNRIWAVDAPLLIVSLARTKFIRNGRTNTSARYDLGAANAFLSLQATALGLNVHQMGGYDKEKLVENLNVPLDEFEPGVVIAVGYPGDAEKLPDNLKQREEAPRLRYPQESFVMNKSF is encoded by the coding sequence ATGACATCAATTTTAGAGAAAGTAACACCTGCTACCGGTTTCGATGCACCGGTGCTGGAAGTAATACAAGAAAGGCGAAGCAAACGGGCTTACTCGAACCAACCGGTTGAGGAAGAAAAAATAAAATCGTTGTTCGAAGCTGCACGCTGGGCGCCATCCAGCATGAATGAACAACCGTGGACATACATCTATGCAACCAAAGATCAATCTGAACTTTGGAACAGGATTTTCGAAACGCTGTCGGAAGGCAACCGCATTTGGGCTGTAGATGCTCCGCTGCTGATTGTGAGCCTGGCCCGCACAAAATTTATTCGTAACGGCCGCACCAACACTTCTGCCCGATACGATTTGGGAGCAGCCAATGCATTTTTATCGTTGCAGGCAACCGCACTTGGCTTGAATGTTCATCAGATGGGCGGTTATGATAAAGAGAAGCTGGTTGAAAATTTAAACGTACCTTTAGATGAGTTCGAACCGGGTGTGGTGATTGCGGTAGGTTATCCAGGCGATGCTGAAAAGCTTCCGGATAATTTGAAACAACGTGAAGAAGCTCCACGGTTGCGCTATCCTCAGGAAAGTTTTGTGATGAATAAAAGTTTTTAA
- a CDS encoding OsmC family protein, translating into MHDEGVQVAVATIGNDLYKTELVARDHTVIADEPLDVGGKDLGPRPGDFIRMGLASCTAITLRMYTNRKGWDVQQIRVQVSNGPFDGKTSYKTEIEITGNVNEEQRMRLLQIAKLCPVHKVLTNPIEIDTSLSIT; encoded by the coding sequence ATGCATGATGAAGGCGTACAAGTAGCCGTTGCAACAATCGGTAATGATTTATATAAAACCGAACTGGTAGCACGCGATCATACGGTAATTGCGGATGAACCGCTGGATGTTGGCGGCAAAGACCTGGGTCCCCGCCCCGGAGATTTCATTCGGATGGGTCTTGCCTCATGCACAGCCATTACGCTCCGTATGTACACCAACCGAAAAGGTTGGGATGTTCAGCAAATCCGTGTGCAGGTTTCAAACGGTCCGTTTGATGGAAAAACTTCATACAAGACGGAAATTGAAATAACCGGTAATGTTAATGAGGAGCAACGAATGCGATTACTCCAGATTGCAAAACTTTGCCCGGTTCATAAAGTACTCACCAACCCAATCGAAATCGACACCTCACTTTCAATAACCTAA